The DNA segment GCCGTTCCGCTTCGTCGACGCCCAGCTCTGGGGGCCCTTCGCGCGATGGGAGCACCGTCACCGCTTTCTGGAGGAGCCCGAGCGCGAAGGCGGCGACGCGCCCGGAACCTGGGTCGAGGACCGCGTCACCTACCGGCTGCCGCTGGGGCCTCTCGGCCGCGCGGCTCACGCGCTCGGCGCCGGCCGCCGCATCGCGGGGCTCTTCGAGTACCGTGACCGGCGGCTGCGGGAGATCTTCGGCTGAGCCCGAAGGCGCGGGGGACGCGCGACCTGCTCGGGGCCCACATGTCCATCGCCGGCGGGCTCTATCGCGCGCTCGAGCGGGGGCGCGAGGCCGGCTGT comes from the Candidatus Rokuibacteriota bacterium genome and includes:
- a CDS encoding SRPBCC family protein, yielding MPDYVIERRLWLARRRPEVFGFFADPKNLAAVHPEWARPRWLVEPPDRLDAGAVLDFSVPMAGFRVRWRVMVREFDPPFRFVDAQLWGPFARWEHRHRFLEEPEREGGDAPGTWVEDRVTYRLPLGPLGRAAHALGAGRRIAGLFEYRDRRLREIFG